The region TAAGGAATATATTTACAGATTGGTACTGGAAGATTATTGATCTTGTTGAGAGGGAAAGAAATATAAGAATAATGCCTGCCCGTCAGGCTTTTTCCCTGTCTGTAGGACTGCTGATTGTGTCTCTTTTTTTCAGTGAGGAGATACTTAAGATCTCAATCGTATCTGTTGCTGTTTATGATGGTTTTGCAACTATAACAGGTATTCTATTTGGGAAGCATAAGATACTTGGAACCAAAAAGAGTGTTGAGGGGGTTATAGGTGGGTTTATACCGAATTTTATAGCGCTTCTGTTTTTATTAGATCCTTTTAATGCTCTCTCAGTTACAGTCTTTACAGCTTTTATAGAACTTTTAAGTTCTGATAGGAGATGGTTCTTAGATGATAATCTGACAATTCCTTTATCTGTTGCATTTTTTTCCGTTTTTGTCCTAAACCTTCCAGCCAAGGCTTCTCAGTTTTTCCTTTCCTTCTTCTGATATCATTTTTGTGTTCCAGGGCTTTGAGAAATCAAACCTTATACTTACCTCTGTCATTCCATCCAGCCTTTTGCTCAGCTTGTTGATTATTGATCTTGTTATGAGATCTTCAAGGGGACAGTTTGGTGTTGTGAGGGTTAAAACGATCTCTATCTTACCGTCATCAATTATTATTCTCCTCACAAGTCCAAGATTTACAATATCAAGTGGTATTTCTGGATCATAAACCTCTTTAAGAAGCTTCAGTATCTCTACTTCAGATATTAACTTACCCATCTGTTAATCCTTAAAAACGATCTTTCCGTTATAAAATGTATACTTTACCTTTCCTATAAGCTTTCTGCCTATCAATGGGGTGTTCTTGCTCTTAGATTTTATAACCTCCTCTGTAACTTCCCAGCTCTCTGTAGGATCAAACACTGTAAGTTCTGCTTTAACACCTTCCTTTATCTGGGGAGGATCTATACCTATTCTCTCAGCAGGTTTTGTAGATAAAACCTCAATTGCTCTAAATATATCAAAATAATCCTTTCTTACAAGCTCAAGTATTATTGGGAGAGAGAACTGTAACCCTATCATACCTGGTGGACAGTGCTGATGTTCAAGCATCTTTTCCTGATGGGCGTGTGGTGCGTGGTCTGTTGCAACAAAATCTATGATACCTGATGCTAAAGCCCATCTTAATGCCTCTATATCTTCATGTTCCCTTAGTGGTGGTGATACCTTTGCCTTACAGTCAAAATCAAGCCATTCCTCATCTGTAAGGTATAAGTGGTGAGGTGTAACCTCCGCTGTAACAGGAGCTCCCATAGCCTTAGCCCATGTTATAACCTCAACGGCAACCTTTGTTGAAACGTGACATATATGGACGGGCATACCTGTATGAAGTGATAGAACACAATCCCTTGCGACCATTGTGTCTTCAGCTTCAGGTGGAAGTGGAGGGAGTCCTAAAGCTGCAGATATCTCACCTTCATGTGCAACGCCATCCTGTGAAAGGTTAAGATCCTCACAGTGATCAGCAACAAAACTTCCTATTGATCCTGCGAACTCCATCGCCTTTCTCATCACGTGTGCGTCCATAACAGGTGCACCATCATCGGTGAAATAAACAGCTCCAGCCTCTTTTAGAAGGGACATCTCTGTTAGCTTTTTCCCTTCACGACCTTTTGTTATGGCAGCTGCCGGAAGCACTCTGCATAGACCTATCTCTTCACCTTTTTCAACAATGTATCTCACAAGAGAAGGCTCATCTAAAGCAGGTATAGTGTTTGGCATACATACAACGGTTGTGTATCCACCTGCTACAGCTGATAAAGATCCTGTATAAAGATCTTCCTTATATGTCTGTCCAGGATCTCTAAAATGAACATGTATATCAACAAATGATGGGGATACTATACAGTTTGTTGCATCTATGATCTCACATCCAGGAAAGGGCTGAATATCTTTATCTATCTTTTTTATAACACCGTTTTCTATAAGTATGTCCAGCTCTTTCTTTATATTCTGCTTCGGATCCACTATAAAACCGTTTTTTATCAGAATAGATCCCAATTCCTGCCTCCTGTTTTCATATAAATTTAGAAGTTCAAAGATTTTTATTCAAGCTTACCAGATCACCTTACCGATCCTGTCAAATCTGATAGCCGGTTTTTGAGGATCAAAGGAAAAATAGATTACAAATGCCTGACCTATTATAAAATCATCTGGAACAAAGCCCCAGAACCTGCTGTCCCTACTGTTGTCCCTGTTATCTCCCATAACGAAGTAATAACCTTCCGGTACCTCTACAGGTCCAAAATCCTTACCCTCACCATCAAATATCTCCATAACTGTGTATTTATGTAGTTTCCCATCTGATCTCGGGATGTACTCGTAATACATCTTTGCCCTCGCATTTGGCTCCCTGAACTCACC is a window of Persephonella marina EX-H1 DNA encoding:
- a CDS encoding metal-sulfur cluster assembly factor, with protein sequence MGKLISEVEILKLLKEVYDPEIPLDIVNLGLVRRIIIDDGKIEIVLTLTTPNCPLEDLITRSIINKLSKRLDGMTEVSIRFDFSKPWNTKMISEEGKEKLRSLGWKV
- a CDS encoding dihydroorotase, which codes for MGSILIKNGFIVDPKQNIKKELDILIENGVIKKIDKDIQPFPGCEIIDATNCIVSPSFVDIHVHFRDPGQTYKEDLYTGSLSAVAGGYTTVVCMPNTIPALDEPSLVRYIVEKGEEIGLCRVLPAAAITKGREGKKLTEMSLLKEAGAVYFTDDGAPVMDAHVMRKAMEFAGSIGSFVADHCEDLNLSQDGVAHEGEISAALGLPPLPPEAEDTMVARDCVLSLHTGMPVHICHVSTKVAVEVITWAKAMGAPVTAEVTPHHLYLTDEEWLDFDCKAKVSPPLREHEDIEALRWALASGIIDFVATDHAPHAHQEKMLEHQHCPPGMIGLQFSLPIILELVRKDYFDIFRAIEVLSTKPAERIGIDPPQIKEGVKAELTVFDPTESWEVTEEVIKSKSKNTPLIGRKLIGKVKYTFYNGKIVFKD
- a CDS encoding diacylglycerol/polyprenol kinase family protein encodes the protein MEVKKEIYRKVFHIVSTLSMIIPVEIFGKYSVSIIMAVMLLSLIPISYFRIRNIFTDWYWKIIDLVERERNIRIMPARQAFSLSVGLLIVSLFFSEEILKISIVSVAVYDGFATITGILFGKHKILGTKKSVEGVIGGFIPNFIALLFLLDPFNALSVTVFTAFIELLSSDRRWFLDDNLTIPLSVAFFSVFVLNLPAKASQFFLSFF